The Monomorium pharaonis isolate MP-MQ-018 chromosome 5, ASM1337386v2, whole genome shotgun sequence genome segment TTGTGCAGTcttgtgaattttattttaaaaaatgtatgataaaatacacattatatattaagcatgatataaaaagttaacaaagaataatgaaaaaaattctctaaaatttaaaattaaatagatattttttagaatttacgaaatttttttgaaattagatTGAAAATTTTGGGAATGTTATTTGAAGatcattgtaaataaataccaATTATTAATTGTGTTATCAAAAACTCATCTTTGTTAGCATTCGTATTCTCTAAAATAATTCCATACGTTTAAAAAGTGTTTGTTTAAGCAGCGAATACTGTTGCGACAAAATATGATCAAAATGTGCCACTGCGAGATTCGCTAATGCGCGCGTAAACAAATACTCAATGTGTTCCGTTTCAACATGGAATATAGCAACCTTTGTAACAAAACGCTCATTGAAATTGATCTAGTCGATATACTGTGACCGTATCGAACGAACAAAAAAGTGGAGGCCTTTTAATCGAATCGTGACCGGAATGCAGACGATATTTTCTGGTGTATCGTCTAAttcttttgcaacaaaattattattttttcctaattacataaattatttaatgcaaagcataacaaatatcaaaaatatattaatattaacagtttaatacatacttatatttctataattaaagattagaATCAAGTTAAaactaaatgtataattaatatattataacgaGAGAGgcagagaaaaagaagagagagagagagagagagaagaaaaaagagaggaatggacatttataatatcaagGCAAGCACGATCATCCAGGATGtgtttcctcttcttcttttataaCAGGAGTGGCAATTATTGTTGGCTATTACGTCCTCTCATCATTTTACgattttcaatattaagtgtCTTAGTCATTTCATGTCAAATCAAGTAAAACGTATGAACGATAAGAGTATCGATAGAGGAACGATGGAACGTTTGTGACATAAAATCGAGTATCTGACTAATCTGACCGTATAGAACGAGCGCCCTTTTTCGGAGTCAGGTACGCACTGAGCCAATTACTATACTCGCGCTATGTGTGTAACCGTCGAAAATTAAGTAATGCTTATGAAGGCGGATAAATGCACCTGCGCCTGCCTCTTAGCAGGTGCGTACCCACGGTTCGTTTCGGCTTTTCGGGCCCTCACGAAAAATAAGAGGCGTGGGGCCGGATCGCGTGTCCTTGCGCTGCAAACGCATAATCATCCTCGCGGTGCGTGCACGTATGTATAGCTTGTGGTTCTCATTGTTGCTACGCTTCCGTAAAACAGCGTCCTGCGATCTTTATCTTTTGCAGCGACGATAGTAATTGCACAGTAGACGCGAAGCCACACCACTTGATTTTCTATTTCTAACTATTGGCAAATTTAGAATCTTTTCACCATTTTTATCGACGTGCagattataaagatttatgaTAAGAAGGAGTTATATCTGAACACTCCGCTCAGAAAACACAAATAATCTTAGCTGCTctcaaaattttacttaaaacgATCGTGTTTCATGCGGCAGAAGATAATATACTttcgtcatttttaatatattactcttttcatttcttttttttttttaagaatatacgCTTTCTTAAACAGGATATTTAAACTGCTCGAATGTACcaattttcctttattatcttattcGTCCGCGAACTCAAAGTGTCTAAGATGCACGAGGGTGCAGACATGCTTGAGAGATGTTCGCGAAAGAGACGAGGAACGTTTGTAGCGTGAGAGAGGActaaaagagaagagagaagagctCGTATAGCGATGTTGTATTTCGAGCACCTGCTCACTCGCCCGGTCGGCATTCTTTCGCTTCATCCGCAGGCAACGAAACTGCCATCCGCAAATCGCGCATAGAGATGCTCTAATTGCAAATGGAAGCCAAGTGGAAGTCATAAATAGTGTCTCCCGCGACTCCGGTGGCGTCGAAATCGATTAACGCTTAAATCGATTTCCTTTCTGTCTTGCACTATAGACGAGGCTATTAGTACGATCTACAAGGAGCATGTTTCACGTATCCTTtccatttctttattttcaccTGTAATGGGACCACATCCCTGTAATTGATCGAGATTGTCGCTGCAACTTGCCACTCTTTTAAATGCGCGAGGCTCTCGCGTCGTTCAAAAAACGTTCTCGCTCGTGCATGTTCTCTTAATGCACTTTTTCCTTCCTCCAGAAGAAATTTGCTATTCGACGTCCATAACCGTCGATTCGATGCGCATGTTTTCACCTCGACGAATAAATTAGACCTCCTAAGTTTGGAGAAGATCTAATTTGCTCACGGGTGTAATAATatcacatacacatataacaAACGTGCGAGCTCAACTAAAAAATCGAATAGCATTTTATTTTGGTCCATCTTGCTGCACAGTGGTACTGTGAAATATCGATGTTTATAGttctttaattcattaattgtcAGATTAAGATTGATTCGCTTGATGCTCAAATGATATAGAATAGATACAGAGTATGGATAGAATCTGCGAATTCTGTGTACATTTCGAAATTCTACAAATACGTGAATTCATCCTCGCGCGCATATAATACGATCGTTCAAATATTTGCATATCCGGTTGCTTCTTGTTCTGCGTGCGTATCTCGTTGCGAGCGGATCTTTCTTATGATCTGCTCCTGCCCTTGCCGTTCCCTGCAGCCTCCGCGTCAGCCTCCCCTAACGCCCGTGTTACACGTGCAACTCGTGGCGATCCCGACGGAGCTTGCACACGTGTGCTACCCAATGTACGTATGTGATGCTGCGGTGCCCGTGGTTAAAACCGCGCGGTCGTTTTCGAGGCAGGTAGCCGTCGGAGTGGCCGGGCGCGAGAACGTCATCGCCACCTGCCGCATCTCCGGATAATGGTGGAAGGAGGCGCGGGTCGCGAGAGGCGGCGGCAGCCGAGGAGaatcattattttcttaagCAATTTGCCCTTATGCTAAACAGCTGCCAAACCGGATACACCCCCCGAACGCGTTCCGGCGCCGATCCGGCGTCGCTAATAATCCCCCGATCGCGTCCAATCACAAAaggataattaaataaagtcgGAGAATTATCGATATATAACGCAAAAGTTGCGCGCGTGGTGATTAAATTCTTTCGTGATTTGACAACTCGAATTTCTTCCCCGCGAAATAATTAGGAAATTCGTGTTGTCTTTACGAAACGTTAGAGCGCATcgatcttaataattttttttttaattccacaAAAAGAAGCGTCGAAACTAAATCGAAACGATACACCAAAAGTATTTGAGATTTAGTCAGAAGCAGCTTAACAGAATGCTATTATTGTCGCAAGTAGAGCGGTGCAAAACTATCGCGGTTTAGCGACTATTTCACACGTAACGAACGCGCGCTCATCGTGTGCCAGCGTATCGCGCGCAGCGGTGGGTCCAACACAATTGGATTGTTGGCCAATATCGTTATCTTTTGTAGGCCAGATGTGCGCGCGCTCTCGCTCGGGGAGCATCCCCGCTCGCGCCGACGACGATGCGCGTTCAGCGTCGTTACACCTGAATACATTTTACGTCCACTATACGTTGTGTATATGTTTTCACGAACCGCTTTTACCTCGTCGCTGCGATAACAGTTCGCGATTCCATCTCAGGCGCAAACTCGCAGAATCTGGTTGTAACTGGTTATGCACGTACGCCCGACCGAGCAATATCCGCTCAGGTTGAATCTACCAGATTTTCGTTCGATGTTGCAACTTTTGCGAGACAGTACGTCCGAACGCGTTCCGCATTCTCGATCCCGTCTGCCGGTTTCTAGACTTGCTCGATTATTCAATTGAATATCGCGACGGATTTCTTTCGATACCTCTATCTGATCAATCTAACAAACGAAAAcgttgtataaaataatatttacagtaTAGCTCTCATTTcaaatacttttgttttatttctaatgaGCGGAATTTACAAATAAGTAGCATTTCAGGAACGTGTATAAGGGAGATCGTGATGGGGCGGAGAAAAAAATGGAGGAGGGttgtacagaaaaaaaagacacaATTTTCGTTGTTGAGTTTCACTTTCATTTGAACTTTGTTcgaagtttttttaaatcttataacATAGAAAGGTACACATCGGATGCCGCATCGGATCGTCGCGTAAGGCCAACGTGCAAATGCGCTCCTTCCTCGCACCGCGTAACACGCTCGATTACGCTCGCTTCGGCATAAATCATTAGCAACATTtactatttacaaaattcgagACGCAGTCGACGGCACTGCGCGAAAAGACTGTGTGAACATACTTCAACTTCTTTCTGCATAATCACTCTTTTAGCTTTAATTAAGATCAAGTAACGTCTTCTTCCCGCGGCAATGATAATgacgaatattttttaacgaattgTGAAATCATTcttttgataacaatttaacatatgtatcagaattaaaatcatttaacacaccttttttaaattatcgctgttataatattgaatattaattaaaactgttttaaaaaacatgttaaattaacgttatttacattttgttttgaaTTACCAATAGTGAGCCCCAAAAATTGAGAAGTAAGTAATCTGCTTGAAAAAGAGATGATCCTAGCAGGACCCATCTGGCTATAGTGATGGTATTTTCTTTCGTTACATGGTTTTACTCGATTATCATATACCTATCTGAATGTTACTTGATTATAATATCTGTAAAAAGACGACACTCTTcataatttcatgtaaaatgCAAACGCGTAAAATTCATCATCTTATCATACCACAAatagcattattttattgtcttcTCTTCTGATtccttttccatttttctcgTCCTAAATCGGCATTTCGTAAGTTGGTGCAACAGATTACAGGCGACCAATTAATCTTTTGGCCCTGTCGTTGAAGTTAGTATCTTAATGGATCGTAACTTGAAAatcgtttctttctctttctctaggCGACACACGAATTTGTTCAGCCGAGCTAAGGTGCACCTGCATGCTTCACGTTTAACCCTTTCAAAAAGTAACGTATCACGACGAGTACTTAAGAAAATCTCGCCAGAAAAATACATTGTGTATTATAATACGAATCTATTTTCCCAAAAGTCGAAATTTAAGacgtttgaatattttataaaaaataaatttttttaaagttccaACTCCAAAAAActccaaaattcaaaaaaaacgaaaaaaaaatcatttcacGTGATACGAATGTAATATGAAAATGAGAGTGAAGGAACTGAGGAAAGtatgtgtaaattttaaaaagatttaattttattaaattttttaatgataaactctttcttaaattaaacttaaatctactttaaaataataatttttttcaattaaagtttaatttaaattaattttttgacaaacTGCGCACTTAAATTGGTACGCatacatttaatttgaatttacaCTTTACTTCCTTAAATGTTTCGCACtttgagataaaaatatagatgtaTAGGATTAACAAATAAGATACAATGAACATTACTGTTTCGAAAGGGTTAAAATAGAGACTAGTTCTATCATAAGTCGTCAAATCTTATACACATAAACGTTCGCCGCTCTCTATCGTAATTTCCATGACGCGGTGCAACGGCCGCAGCAGTATCTGTCATAAATTAAGCATGATCTAAGTATGGGAATCTTTCTAAAGATTTATTGTCTCTGGTTGCGCAACTGCTAAGTAGACGAATTCCCGTTGTGGGCGCCGTGAAAAATTCTCTCTGTTCGTAATATCCATTAAAGCTTACTATgtcaataatttcaaaaagcgtatgtacaatttttgtaaaacgaCAAATAGTTATCATATAACGGTTTTTGCGAATAAGAttcaatttattgattaataaatcttatcgTCATGTCTTTCGAAAATCCTTCCATCGTGATTCTAGTTAGTGCATTCCTGGTCGATACTCCACGAATTAATATGCGCAGCGTAGAAACCGACGATGATCAGTCACTTAGGTTAACGGCTTACTTAACCTTAGGTCGTCCTCCCCTCCCTCGCAAATTAAATGGCATCGGGAATAAAAGACGTATAAGCGTTTGACAATGTGGAGCGAAACGTCTCCCGCCGTTTccgttataataaaatctattgtcCGTCATTTCCATATATTGTTTCCGTCGTACAGGTGGAAACGCGAATTCGTTCAGTCGTCTTTCCGCTTCCTGAGCTTGCCCTCCGTCTGAATGGTCCTGGAGACTAGGTCCACGCAACTACTCAAGCCCGTAAGGCCGTTGCTACTTGTTGCCATTATTTCGTTGTCTTTCCCGAGGATCTTGCCGAGTGTCATGATGTAGCTGCAGGCAATCCTCAGTACTGATAGCTTCGACAGCTTCTGGTTATGCGAAAAGGCAGGTATAGCGCGTCTCAGCGTGTCGAAGGCCGCGCTGATGGTATGCACTCTGGTTCTTTCTCGAGCGTTCGCTTCTATCCGTCTCTCCCTCGTcatgtttttgtaatttctctGCTGACCACTCTGGTGTCTCGATGTCGTGGGGGTTTGATGACTCTGATGACTTCGCTGACTCTGATGGGTCTGATGATTTTGATGATTATGGCCGGATGTAGCCGCCAACAAGTGTTCCATCATGTATGACGGCGTCTTCTCGTAGGAACCACTTACAGCGGGGTGCGACGGCACCCTGGGCGACTCGTTTCTCACCACCAAGGACAACGGTTCGTCTTGTAGTCTAGGATGCGATGGAGAGATCATGCTCGGCGGAGACGTTGTCGTTGCTGTTGTCGCTGGCGCTGTTGGCTCGAACAACCTCTGGCGAGGCTCTCGTCGAGAGGTGACAGCCGATCGATTATGACTGGTAGAATGTTGTAGCCTCCTGAACGATTCGTGCAACCTTTGCGTTGTCTCGTCTTGCTCTTTCcccctttcttcttcttcttcttcttttctcctttcatcttcttttctccttttttcttctcgctctctttcttctctctcgctAGACAATGTCGTTattgttgtcgtcgtcgtagtTGTCGGTATTGTTGCCGTCGTATTGGAGATCGTGTCCGTCGTCGTTGAAGTTGTAGTCGTCTTGAATTCGTTCTTGTAAGAAGTAGGAATCCACGGTCGGAAGGGATTCGACGTGTTCAGCGACTTGGCCGCCTCTTGATCCACAGTTGTCTCCTCGGAAATAGGATCAAACCGCCTCTTCTTCAATGGCGCAGCGATGACTGCCGTTTCTTGGATCTTCCGCGGCTCCGCCAGCTTCCGCTTGTTCCGCAACGAAATCGGTGTCACTTGCACTTCGACACTATCTTCGGACGATGTGGGCGAATGCAGACTCGATCTGCTATCCTCGTCAACGCTGCTGCAGGAGCCACTGTCCCTCTCGGAACCCGCCATGACACCGGCtataaacaaaatagaaagagacacgCGTTATTGACTATTCTGCACTATGAGTATCGtagataataaatagatcatatacataatagaaagatcatatatatatatagaattaaataatttaattaatcaaaagcCATACaatttaatccttttttttcttcttatatttagaatttagaaCTATAATGGAAATTTGTTTATCATGCCCAATTCATCTCTATTAagcagaaaatatataaaaactgcgTCGATCTAATCAATCAGATTATGATTATTGCTTGCGATATAAAATCGCTCGGGGAATTTGCCATTGAAATTTAATGCGACGCCAGTGATCGCGGACGTCGTCTAGGTAAATACGGGGGACGTGGGCGCGTTACGAGATCCCACCGAATTCTCGCGTTACGAGATTGTATTCGCAATGTGACGGACGCGGCGTCGTCGGACGCGGAGGCGCACGTGTTTCCCTCGCGATTCCGTGGGCGGAACCGCGCTTCGGACACGCGGGAGGTTTTCTGCTTTGATGCGTCATCCAGCTGGTACCATCTGGCGCGCACAGGGACCCGACCCGAGCGAGAGAGGATTATAATATACTCGCGCCG includes the following:
- the LOC105829598 gene encoding general transcriptional corepressor trfA isoform X2: MTDHVVETGVMAGSERDSGSCSSVDEDSRSSLHSPTSSEDSVEVQVTPISLRNKRKLAEPRKIQETAVIAAPLKKRRFDPISEETTVDQEAAKSLNTSNPFRPWIPTSYKNEFKTTTTSTTTDTISNTTATIPTTTTTTTITTLSSEREEREREEKRRKEDERRKEEEEEERGKEQDETTQRLHESFRRLQHSTSHNRSAVTSRREPRQRLFEPTAPATTATTTSPPSMISPSHPRLQDEPLSLVVRNESPRVPSHPAVSGSYEKTPSYMMEHLLAATSGHNHQNHQTHQSQRSHQSHQTPTTSRHQSGQQRNYKNMTRERRIEANARERTRVHTISAAFDTLRRAIPAFSHNQKLSKLSVLRIACSYIMTLGKILGKDNEIMATSSNGLTGLSSCVDLVSRTIQTEGKLRKRKDD
- the LOC105829598 gene encoding general transcriptional corepressor trfA isoform X1, which produces MTDHVVESTFELSAFMKAGVMAGSERDSGSCSSVDEDSRSSLHSPTSSEDSVEVQVTPISLRNKRKLAEPRKIQETAVIAAPLKKRRFDPISEETTVDQEAAKSLNTSNPFRPWIPTSYKNEFKTTTTSTTTDTISNTTATIPTTTTTTTITTLSSEREEREREEKRRKEDERRKEEEEEERGKEQDETTQRLHESFRRLQHSTSHNRSAVTSRREPRQRLFEPTAPATTATTTSPPSMISPSHPRLQDEPLSLVVRNESPRVPSHPAVSGSYEKTPSYMMEHLLAATSGHNHQNHQTHQSQRSHQSHQTPTTSRHQSGQQRNYKNMTRERRIEANARERTRVHTISAAFDTLRRAIPAFSHNQKLSKLSVLRIACSYIMTLGKILGKDNEIMATSSNGLTGLSSCVDLVSRTIQTEGKLRKRKDD